Sequence from the Spartobacteria bacterium genome:
CGGAACTGACCGTTGATACTGTCGTTCGAAAAAGAAGAAACAATACCGGAGATCTGCTTGATAAATGCGCCAGCATCTTTCACCCGTACACAATAGGAACCAAAGGCACGAAAACGAATGGGACCAAACTCAGCGTCTCTCATCATAATGGGATTCTGTGTACCCCATTTCAAATCGGTAAACTGACGGACAGCCACGAAAAACACATCGCATTTAAAGGGAGAATTGAAGGCATATTTCCAACTGGCCAACGACGTAAGTACAGGGATATTACTGGTATTCAACTCATGACGACCCGGCCCAAATACATCGCCCAGCTGTCCTTCATGCAGAAATACCGCGGCCTGCCCTTCGCGCACAATCAACTGTGCCCCGTTTTTGATTTCATTATCATTGCGCGGAAATTTCCAGACCATAAGGTCCGGCTGGGCATCCGACCATTCGATGACATCGATAAACTGTCCAACGATCTTATTCCATAATCCCATGGCTGCTCTCCCTGTAATAAATATGGTTAATGTCGTTTAACATAGGTTAGAAACAGTTATCCTGCAAGACATCTTATAGATAGACCAGCAGTGACATTACTGCCGACAGTAAAACCAATGCAATTAATGAGCGAACCTGCCCTCTGGTGGCGGCTTTGGGAATCTCCGTCAGGGCCATATTGATTTCCATGCCTTCTTCACAGCAGATAGCCGCCGTCACCATACCGGGGATCAATGTTTTACCGATAATGCTCACAAAATCACCCAGCGTCAGTGACTCGAGCACCTGAAAAACAAAGTCATTAATGCTGCTGGCAGAAAGTCCGAACAGCTGACTCGTAATACAGCCACTGGCCAGAGACACGAAAATAAACACCTGTGTGAGGCAAAATACCGAAATACCCATACCCAGCACACGGGGAATGACCAGATAGATCATGGGATCAATGCCCATGGAATCCAGCAAACTGATTTCCCCGGAAACACGCACACTGGCCATTTCTGCGGCAATGGCCGTTCCGCTGCGCCCGATGATGGCAAAATTCGTCACCAGCGGAGCGGCTTCACGAATGATAATCGCAACAAGCAACGGCCCCACCATGGCGGACTGACCAAAGCGATTCAGCCACAGATCAATCTGCACAATGATCGAAACACCCAGAAGAAACGCAATGACCATGATGAAACGGGTGGCTTCTACTCCGGTGAATAGAATTTGACGTGCAAACACATCACGTACAGGACGCGTCCAATACCTGGGCAGAAAAGCCATACGCAGGCAGGTCCAAATAACCGCCGAAAGATGAACGGCTTCGCGTACATTGTGTATAAATGCCGCCCCGATTGCTGACAGAAACTTTTGCATGCTCGAAAAATAAAAGAAATACTACGGAGAGAAAAGAAAATAGCATGGACAATAAGAAGGGGGTACGGTGAAACGGAAGAGTCTGATGGTGGCGAGACTCGGAATCGAACCGAGGACACGAGGATTTTCAGTCCTCTGCTCTACCGACTGAGCTATCTCGCCACATCGTAAAAGGCCTCTCAACGTAATACCCAATAATGGTGGCGAGACTCGGAATCGAACCGAGGACACGAGGATTTTCAGTCCTCTGCTCTACCGACTGAGCTATCTCGCCATTACGTAAAAGAATGTTTGCTCTTATACGCAGACCCTCATGCCCGGTCAACAACTTTATGTGGATAAAATGAAACAGGATGTAAGGGCTGAATAAAACCGTTTACCAATACCGTGGCCAGCGAATTGATACCGCTATCCATACTGGACATGGCGTCAGCAAATACTCCGGTAATCACCGAACCGGAAACACCCGATGGATTGCAGTCGCTGCACCGCAACATGATCGGTTCCATAATCGCATCAGCTGGAAGCAGAAAGAAACAGCCACCGCCAGCAGATAAACGATCAGCACCGTATAATTGATCACACCAAAAGACGGATTCATGGATGGTCACCTTCCTTCATCATCGATTCCACAACATCCATAAACTGTGCGACATATCGCCGCATACTGTATCGCGCCCCTGCCCTTCTATGCATCGCCGCCCCGACCTCTCTGCGCCACGCCGCATCCTGAATCAGCTGCTCCAGACGTTCTTCGTATGCGCCAGTATTTCGCGTCATCACCGCGTAGGGTTCTCCGATAATTTCAGCGGCTGCGGATTCTGCGTGGGCATCACTCCACTTCATGGCCACCACCGGCACACCCGAGGCCATGGCTTCTTTAACGCTCTCCGATCCGCCTACAGGAAATTCATTGATATAGATATCCATCATCTTCAATACCGGGGCCGTAAAAGAAACCGACCCGGGAAATCGAACGCGGTCAGCCAGTCCTGCAGACTGAAAGACCTGCATAACCCGCTCTCCGGGCTGGATCCCGATCCCCAGATAAACTGTTTCCGGATGTCGTTTCATCACACGGCACAGCAACGAAAGAAAATCTTCGGTCAGCCGTTCGCCCAGCCGATTGCTCACCGCACCCAGAATAAGATGGTTGTCATCCAGCCCCAGCTCCCCCCTGGATAACACGGCACTTCGTTCGAAGGCATCAATATCCACGCCACTTTGCAAAGACATGCGTACACCAAATTCCGGCTTCCAGATCGACTGCTCCCGGCGGATATTCTCCTCGTTGTCATAGGCAAACAAATCAAATCCGCGATTAAACAACGAAGCACCGATATGAATACCGCAGGTCAAGGTATCTGGCAGCAGCCTCGCCACCAGCCAGTCCACAGGACACGCCATTCCGGTTTGAAAGATAGCGATATCGATTTCGTCATCTATCAATTTTTTGGTCACCGTCAGGGCCGTCTGCGAATAGGACAGATCACGCGGTGCAATCCAGACAGGGATATTTTTTTCCTGCAAAGCGGCAATCAATTCCATCCCCGTCTCTTCACTTCCGGCATTTTCCAGTCCAAAAGGAAAAAGCGGATGTTCCCGACTCGTCAAATTTTCGGTAGAATACACCCGATACTCGAACCTTTTCAGGTCAATAAAACGACCGAAATTCAACACGCGCCGACTGTATGCCACTACATGATCGACAAGGTTTCCAGTGATCATAGCCACACGTTTTCTGACATGAACGGGTTTGCTTTTACGACGAACAATCCATGGTTTCAGTGACTGCGCTATCTGCTCATAATGATCCGCCAGAAACAGCAGTTTCTCCGGTGACCGCGTGATATCGAAACGTCCCAGCTGATCCAGAATGACCGAAGCGGAAAAAGCTTCCATGGCCAGATCAAGCTGCCCCAAAGCCTGTGCACGCTGTGCAAATTCAACGGAAAGATAGGCGGCGGTTTGCGGATCACCTGCCGTTCTGCAAGACCAGATCACATTGGCCATCACGGGTATGGACAGGGATTTCTCTTTACGCATCCACAGAACCAGGCCTTTGCGAGCCGCAGCGATATCTTTTGTCACGTAGGTATTGCATGCCTGCCAAAGCGCCCCCATGGCCCGCTCATTGTCGTCCGGATCATTCAGAAGTGCTGCCACACGGGTATTATCCAACGGAAAATACGCGAGTCCTGCGTCAGCAATCATCTGATCCAGCGTAAGAATCCCTGCCATTAGATCAACTCCGACGCCGTGCCGGGAATTTCCGAAGGCTCCAGCGCACTGATTTCATCAATCACCATCTCGTAAGGTGCTCCTCGACAGAATCAGCTGAGCAGTCGTTCGTACTCACGAACATATTTTTGCGCCGTAACATCCCAACTGAAATCAAGCTGCATGATCCGGCGCATGATGTTCATCCATTTCACGGGCTGATCCCGATACATATCTACGGCACGACGCACGGCCGCCATCAGCAGTTCGCCGGAATATCCATCAAAAAGAAAGCCGTTACCATGCGCGTCATCCTCATCGACATCGATCGTTGTGTCCTTCAGCCCGCCCGTGGCATGAACCAGCGGAAGGGTTCCATAACGCATGCTGTACATCTGGTTCAAACCGCAGGGTTCATAGCGCGAAGGCATCATAAAGATATCTGATCCCGCCTCAATCCGATGTGCCAGTCCATTGTTGAATTCAAACCGCGCCGAAAACTTATCCGGCCAGCGTGCCATCCATTCCTCACATTTAATGTGATATTCCCGTTGTCCCATTCCAAGGAAAACCAGCCGCACATCCATTGCCATCAGCGATTCAATGGCCTGCTCGAGAAGATCCAGCCCCTTCTGCTCCGCAAGGCGGGACACCATCCCCAGCACGGGAACCGACGGCTGGGCTGTCAGCCCCATTTCCTTGAGCAGCGCATCCCTGCAAACCCGCTTACCGGATAGATCATCTGCACTGAACGTGGCCTCAATATGCGTATCCGTCTCGGGATTCCACTCCCCGTAATCCACCCCGTTCAGAATGCCCACCAGAGAAGATCGGCGACTATGAAGCACTCCATCCAATCCGCATCCCAATGCGTCGGTCTGGATCTCCTTTGCATAGGTCGAGCTGACCGTGGTGATCAGATTTGAATAAACGATGCCGGCCTTCATACAGTTGACCTGACTGTAATATTCCATCTCATTGAGGGAAAAGCAGGAAAAAGGAAGATTGGAAAAAGAGAAGGACGAACTGGGAAACAAGCCCTGATAGGCCAGATTATGAATGGTAAACACCGTTTTTTCATGCATCTCACGCCCCGCACCATTGATGCCATGACGTAAAAAGACCGAGATCAGACCCGTCTGCCAGTCATTGCTGTGCACGATATCGGGCCGCCATCCCATTTGGTCGATGAGCTGCACCACTGCTTTTTGAAAAAAACAAAACCGTTCAAAATTATCGTCATAATCGCGATGGCTCATCCCATACAGATGCGTGCGGTCAAAAAATTCATCCCGACGCACAAAGTAGGTTTCCGGCTGCTTTTTATGCTTATAAACTTCCGCCTGATATACATTCAGTCCCACTGGAATATGATAACGTACCCCGGTGTCATCCAGTTCATCGCTGAACTGTTCCATATTTCGATAATACGGGATAACGCGAATCACTTCGACGCCCTGACGGCACAATGCTTCAGGCAGTGCCTTGGTAATATCAGACAGCCCCCCCGTTGATGCAAATGGCTTCATTTCACTAGCAGCGAATACAACCTTCATGACGACTCCTACACGTTATAAAATTACTCAGCGGAAACGTTCCTCTGAAAAGATCATCATTTCAATAAATAAATCATTTTTTGTGGTGCATTATCCCGCTCGATTTCAAGCACAACGGCACCAAGGTGATCTTTTGAAAACTCTCTTAGAAAATACTCAGCACGATGCTGACTCTTCATTACCATGGAATTGACTTTGCGAATGATATCGCCCTGCTTCAACCCCACCTGACGAAAGAATGCTTCTTCGCCCTCCATATCCAGCACATAGCCTTTGATGTTCCGTTTTCCGTCGTAATCCGGCTTGAGGGACATGTATAAATTGGCCAGACGTTCGGGATTATCCAGCATTTCATCGTAATATTCGTTCAATTTCTGTTTTTCAAAAATCCAGCGATCGGCCGCCACCTGTTTGCCAAAGCGCGTGGAGCCCCAGCCGGGTGAGTTCGCCATGGCAACCGTCTCCGGTGTGGTCGACGGCGCCGTTTCTGTTCGTGAGTCCCCTTCTATCCCCATAACCAGTCGCTGATTATCCCGTTCAAAGGTGGCATCGGCCGCCGCCACATCCACCAAGATCCAGCCATCAATGGCTTCACCGAGCGTCACCACATGCTGCCCCCCATCCTGTCGGCTTTCAAGCACCGCCGCCTGCCATGCATGGGCTGTGTTCTGGGAAAAATAAGTACCGACCAGTCGGTGCATCGTGGACAGGGCCGATACAACGGGCTTTTCTTTTTTTTCTTCCGGGAAAAAAGCGCGCAGATCAATGGGCATAACGGGAGATTTTTTTACCGACCGGACAACGGGAATCGCATTGGTCGGAGATATCATCGGAGGAGTATCCGGCACCCGTCGAAACGAATAGACACTCCACACACCCCAGACAGCGCCGACGATCATTAACGTCGCCGAAATCGTGGCAATGATTCGTTCCATCCGGTTCATATATAATGACTCCAGAGCAGGTATGCAGGCTGAAACTGTAAGCCGGATTTTGTACTGCCCGAAAGCAGTGCTGATCATTTATCTAAGCGATCAACCCGGAACTTATCCGTCGAAACGGAGCGAAGCGGACGACTTCATTGTTCCCTATGCGATCTTGCTTCGGACGGGGTTTACCCTGCCCCCTTGATTTCTCGCGGGGCGGTGGTCTCTTACACCACCATTTCACCCTTATCCCGCCTGCGCAGGACGGTATATTTTCTGTGGCACTTTCCATCCCCTCCGATATGGCAGAGAGGTCCATGGTTTAACACCAAGGCGTCCTGTCCTGTGAAGTCCGGACTTTCCTCCACCCCAAAAGGGGCAGCGATCAGCCGTTTCAGCCTGACTAACCTGTTATCACTCTTCTCTGTATAAAATTCTGCCGCAAAAAGTACAGGTCGTAATCGCGTCCTGCTTCAATGCGTTATTTGCGGTCTGGGGCGGCACCGTCATATGACAGCCGCTGCAGCTGCGCACCATTTCGCGCTCATTCTCATCCAGCGCGACGACGACTTCATCACCTTTACGTTTAATCAGACGTTCATAGTAACTCAGTGCATCCTGAGGAATCCCTTCCTTGAGCCCCTGGCGTTTGGCACGAAGTTTTGCAATGCGGCTTCCGACTTTATCGGCACGCATATCCAGCAATTCCAT
This genomic interval carries:
- a CDS encoding glycosyltransferase; its protein translation is MAGILTLDQMIADAGLAYFPLDNTRVAALLNDPDDNERAMGALWQACNTYVTKDIAAARKGLVLWMRKEKSLSIPVMANVIWSCRTAGDPQTAAYLSVEFAQRAQALGQLDLAMEAFSASVILDQLGRFDITRSPEKLLFLADHYEQIAQSLKPWIVRRKSKPVHVRKRVAMITGNLVDHVVAYSRRVLNFGRFIDLKRFEYRVYSTENLTSREHPLFPFGLENAGSEETGMELIAALQEKNIPVWIAPRDLSYSQTALTVTKKLIDDEIDIAIFQTGMACPVDWLVARLLPDTLTCGIHIGASLFNRGFDLFAYDNEENIRREQSIWKPEFGVRMSLQSGVDIDAFERSAVLSRGELGLDDNHLILGAVSNRLGERLTEDFLSLLCRVMKRHPETVYLGIGIQPGERVMQVFQSAGLADRVRFPGSVSFTAPVLKMMDIYINEFPVGGSESVKEAMASGVPVVAMKWSDAHAESAAAEIIGEPYAVMTRNTGAYEERLEQLIQDAAWRREVGAAMHRRAGARYSMRRYVAQFMDVVESMMKEGDHP
- a CDS encoding ABC transporter permease, which translates into the protein MQKFLSAIGAAFIHNVREAVHLSAVIWTCLRMAFLPRYWTRPVRDVFARQILFTGVEATRFIMVIAFLLGVSIIVQIDLWLNRFGQSAMVGPLLVAIIIREAAPLVTNFAIIGRSGTAIAAEMASVRVSGEISLLDSMGIDPMIYLVIPRVLGMGISVFCLTQVFIFVSLASGCITSQLFGLSASSINDFVFQVLESLTLGDFVSIIGKTLIPGMVTAAICCEEGMEINMALTEIPKAATRGQVRSLIALVLLSAVMSLLVYL
- the glgA gene encoding glycogen synthase GlgA, translated to MKVVFAASEMKPFASTGGLSDITKALPEALCRQGVEVIRVIPYYRNMEQFSDELDDTGVRYHIPVGLNVYQAEVYKHKKQPETYFVRRDEFFDRTHLYGMSHRDYDDNFERFCFFQKAVVQLIDQMGWRPDIVHSNDWQTGLISVFLRHGINGAGREMHEKTVFTIHNLAYQGLFPSSSFSFSNLPFSCFSLNEMEYYSQVNCMKAGIVYSNLITTVSSTYAKEIQTDALGCGLDGVLHSRRSSLVGILNGVDYGEWNPETDTHIEATFSADDLSGKRVCRDALLKEMGLTAQPSVPVLGMVSRLAEQKGLDLLEQAIESLMAMDVRLVFLGMGQREYHIKCEEWMARWPDKFSARFEFNNGLAHRIEAGSDIFMMPSRYEPCGLNQMYSMRYGTLPLVHATGGLKDTTIDVDEDDAHGNGFLFDGYSGELLMAAVRRAVDMYRDQPVKWMNIMRRIMQLDFSWDVTAQKYVREYERLLS